A DNA window from Camelina sativa cultivar DH55 chromosome 17, Cs, whole genome shotgun sequence contains the following coding sequences:
- the LOC104759201 gene encoding cytochrome P450 71B2-like, whose amino-acid sequence MAARKLSYNLKDITFAHYSDSWGENRKVSMVELLNFKKLQSFKFVREEEMDFVVKKISNSALEQSPVAVDLSQTFMCLVATILCRSALGQNLHTNKFFDEKKIAKLVVQGSLATCHFGFSDFFPGKLGNFADWLFQRKKGLLKRTFKELDDFYQHVIDDHLKSLDGPKSTDPSADIVTGMLDLVDKNGTTDMDQVKGVLMNIFLGGIDTIAIILIWAMTELIRNPRVMKKAQEEIRAVLGGKREKITEEDLEKVEYLKLIVKETLRLHPSVPSIPRESMSQLTIQGYDIPAKTWMYINVWAIGRDPKIWENPEEFIPERFKKEPLLLVPVKHH is encoded by the exons ATGGCGGCACGTAAACTCTCGTATAACTTGAAAGACATCACTTTTGCACATTACAGTGACTCTTGGGGAGAGAATCGTAAAGTTTCGATGGTGGAGCTTTTGAACTTCAAAAAGCTTCAATCTTTTAAGTTCGTAAGAGAGGAAGAGATGGATTTCGTGGTGAAGAAGATATCCAATTCGGCTTTGGAACAATCTCCCGTGGCCGTTGATCTAAGCCAGACTTTTATGTGTCTCGTCGCCACCATCTTATGCAGATCAGCGTTAGGACAGAACTTGCACACGAACAAGTTTTTTGACGAGAAGAAAATCGCAAAGCTTGTTGTACAAGGCTCCCTAGCCACATGTCATTTTGGTTTCTCTGATTTCTTTCCTGGCAAATTAGGAAACTTTGCAGATTGGTTGTTCCAAAGGAAAAAAGGACTACTAAAGAGAACGTTTAAGGAGCTTGATGATTTTTACCAACATGTGATTGATGATCACTTGAAGTCATTAGATGGACCGAAAAGTACAGATCCTTCTGCCGATATCGTTACCGGGATGCTGGATTTGGTTGATAAAAATGGAACTACTGATATGGATCAAGTCAAAGGAGTACTCATG AATATTTTTCTAGGAGGGATAGATACAATTGCCATAATTCTGATCTGGGCAATGACAGAACTCATTAGAAACCCAAGAGTGATGAAGAAAGCACAAGAAGAGATTCGAGCTGTCCTCGGAggtaaaagagagaagatcacTGAAGAAGACCTAGAGAAAGTTGAATACTTGAAGCTCATAGTCAAGGAAACATTAAGATTGCATCCATCAGTTCCATCTATACCTAGAGAATCAATGTCTCAACTAACGATCCAAGGCTATGATATCCCTGCAAAAACGTGGATGTACATCAACGTATGGGCGATTGGACGAGACCCCAAGATTTGGGAAAACCCTGAAGAATTCATTCCTGAGCGGTTCAAGAAAGAACCTCTCCTCCTTGTTCCCGTTAAACACCACTAA
- the LOC104755592 gene encoding cytochrome P450 71B28-like → MLIFFIFLFLVLPLILIFFKPSKWKLPPGPRKLPIIGNLHQRRELNPRNRRDLSDKYGPVVLLRYGFVPVVVISSKEAAEEVLKIHDLDCCSRPETAGTRRIAYNFKDVGFAPYGEEWRAMRKLLVIELFSSKKLQSCRYIREEENDLCVKKLSVFATTRSPVKLDKTLFTLVGNIVCRIGFGLNLRECEFVDEDSIVDLVEKSEVVIRESMFSDLFPGRIGRLIEWISGQNKRLNNLFSELDTFFQNILDDHLNKPERESSDIIDVMIDMMKKQERNGDSFKLTTDHLKGMISDIFLAGVSTSATTLVWAMTELIRNPRVMKKVQDEIRTTLGDKKERITEEDLSQLDYFKLMVKEIYRLHPAAPLLLPREALSHIKVQGYDIPPKTRIIINAYAIARDPKQWENPDEFNPDRFLNCSIDYRGLNFELIPFGSGRRICPGMTMGNTLVELGLLNLLYFFDWGLLEKEEAKEIITGNEVALDLVQVLHH, encoded by the exons ATGttaatcttcttcatttttctctTCCTCGTACTACCCCTTATCTTAATCTTCTTTAAACCTTCGAAATGGAAGCTTCCTCCTGGCCCAAGGAAGCTCCCGATCATCGGAAACTTACACCAACGCCGAGAATTAAACCCCAGGAATCGTCGTGATCTCTCCGATAAGTACGGACCAGTGGTGCTCCTCCGATACGGATTTGTACCCGTGGTGGTGATCTCGTCCAAGGAAGCAGCAGAGGAAGTTCTCAAGATCCACGATCTTGACTGTTGTAGCCGACCGGAGACAGCCGGGACCAGAAGGATCGCTTACAACTTCAAAGACGTCGGATTCGCACCTTACGGTGAAGAATGGAGAGCGATGAGGAAGCTCTTGGTGATCGAGCTTTTCAGCTCGAAGAAACTTCAATCTTGTAGGTATATCAGAGAGGAAGAGAACGACTTGTGTGTCAAGAAACTCTCTGTTTTTGCTACGACACGATCTCCGGTGAAACTTGACAAAACCCTTTTCACTCTTGTCGGAAATATAGTGTGTAGGATCGGGTTCGGGCTAAATCTCCGTGAGTGTGAGTTCGTTGATGAAGATAGCATAGTTGATCTTGTGGAAAAGTCTGAAGTGGTCATAAGGGAGTCTATGTTCTCTGATCTCTTTCCCGGAAGAATCGGTAGACTCATCGAGTGGATCTCTGGTCAGAACAAGAGATTGAACAATCTTTTCTCGGAACTAGACACTTTCTTTCAGAATATTCTCGATGATCATCTTAATAAGCCTGAAAGAGAGAGCTCTGATATTATTGACGTGATGATCGATATgatgaagaagcaagagagaaaTGGAGATTCTTTCAAGCTCACCACTGATCATCTCAAAGGGATGATCTCg GATATATTCCTAGCAGGGGTTAGTACAAGTGCTACCACATTGGTATGGGCAATGACCGAGCTGATCAGAAACCCAAGAGTGATGAAGAAAGTGCAAGACGAGATTCGGACGACACTTGGTGACAAGAAGGAGAGAATCACAGAAGAAGATCTAAGCCAACTTGACTACTTTAAGCTCATGGTCAAGGAGATATACAGGTTACATCCAGCAGCTCCGCTTTTGCTCCCAAGAGAGGCATTGTCTCATATCAAGGTCCAAGGATACGATATCCCTCCAAAAACACGCATCATTATCAACGCTTATGCGATTGCACGTGATCCAAAACAATGGGAAAATCCAGATGAGTTCAACCCTGATAGGTTTCTCAACTGTTCCATAGATTACAGGGGACTCAACTTTGAGCTTATACCGTTTGGATCTGGTAGGAGAATTTGTCCAGGGATGACGATGGGAAACACACTTGTTGAATTGGGATTGCTGAACTTGCTTTACTTCTTTGATTGGGGATTGCTGGAGAAGGAAGAAGCCAAGGAGATCATCACCGGAAATGAAGTTGCTCTTGACCTCGTTCAAGTTCTTCACCATTaa
- the LOC104755593 gene encoding protein GLE1, translated as MGIVLEPRCPRNVDGISIDPEPNWNFHSLVSAIESVEKKLNAFSKFPQPITNSTSRMGRSGGGFVMHVSEDEMESDDEDEESEEEEEEEEDKDYSQICTVGRRFTCDEYLSDESDDEFDHEPEYMMNKMGLAESALYDVNNNHQTEIKDDIRNQVTVVETEIMNEIETSRSAIARVEKYSETRKEVERKLDLQYQRKVAEALDTHLTAIQREHKIKSQIEERKIRSEEEARRRERAHQEERTRQEKARVEAEMLAKSRAEEAKKEVERKAAKEVAEKEEADRKAAEQKLAEEKAVTERISVAGSSATSNAQAGGKSIQAAESALTLEKHRLKKLEELGAMNQSLKSSSNQDFSSFERHIARVIKQISGVKDNVSAKINEIVKIFKDPSCPVSISIATFAKKMVSGRNPNPFACSYVIVYVTSQFPQAMDIILAEFHKACIYTVPKHIVNSQTAWDSEAYERLSSIMRLYGALVQTDIRGGNATNIHGIEHGWAWLARFLNKISANNRVTATALNAFLQTAGFGLHQRYKSQFVKVVNVVREHFLQRLRAKKDTKDLQPIIADIMAYLDDKMYLKEPEGRTMQASLLSTEYTAELDRPQNNNQYYQRNNYRDNYY; from the exons At GGGAATAGTTTTGGAACCACGTTGTCCAAGAAACGTTGATGGGATTAGTATTGATCCTGAGCCTAACTGGAATTTCCATAGCTTAGTATCTGCGATCGAGTCTGTTGAAAAGAAGCTCAATGCCTTTTCAAAGTTTCCCCAGCCAATTACTAACTCAACCTCACg GATGGGAAGGAGTGGTGGAGGATTTGTAATGCATGTATCAGAAGATGAGATGgagagtgatgatgaagatgaagagagtgaagaggaagaagaagaagaagaagacaaagattatAGTCAAATCTGTACAGTAGGGAGACGTTTTACCTGTGATGAATACTTGAG tgatgaatctgatgatgaGTTTGACCATGAACCTGAGTATATGATGAATAAGATGGGTCTGGCTGAGAGTGCCCTATATGATGTGAATAACAACCACCAAACCGAAATTAAG GACGACATTAGGAATCAAGTAACTGTTGTTGAAACGGAAATAATGAATGAGATTGAAACGTCGCGCTCTGCAATAGCCCGGGTTGAAAAGTACAGTGAAACTCGAAAAGAAGTAGAACGGAAACTTGATCTTCAATATCAGCGTAAAGT cGCTGAAGCACTTGATACCCATCTGACTGCAATCCAACGtgaacataaaattaaatcgcaaatagaagaaagaaaaataaggaGCGAGGAGGAAGCCAGGAGGAGAGAAAGGGCTCATCAAGAAGAGAGAACACGTCAAGAAAAAGCTCGTGTAGAGGCTGAG atGTTAGCAAAaagcagagctgaagaagcaaagaaagaagTTGAGAGAAAGGcagccaaagaagtagctgaaAAGGAAGAAGCAGATCGCAAAGCTGCCGAACAAAAACTTGCAGAAGAGAAGGCTGTGACAGAGAGAATTAGTGTTGCTGGTAGTTCAGCTACATCGAATGCTCAAGCTGGGG GTAAATCAATCCAAGCTGCAGAAAGTGCTTTGACATTGGAGAAGCACAGATTGAAGAAGCTTGAAGAGTTAGGAGCAATGAACCAATCGCTAAAATCAAGTTCAAATCAG GACTTTAGCAGTTTTGAAAGACATATTGCAAGGGTGATCAAGCAAATAAGTGGGGTAAAAGATAATGTAAG TGCGAAAATCAATGAAATtgtcaaaatatttaaagacCCTAGTTGTCCGGTATCTATCAGTATTGCAACTTTTGCGAAGAAG ATGGTCTCTGGCCGAAACCCAAACCCATTTGCATGCAGCTACGTCATTGTTTACGTCACCTCGCAG TTTCCACAAGCTATGGATATTATTCTTGCTGAATTCCACAAAGCTTGCATTTACACTGTCCCAAAGCATATTGTAAACTCACAG ACAGCTTGGGATTCAGAAGCATATGAACGCCTAAGTTCCATAATGAGGCTCTACGGTGCACTAGTCCAG ACCGATATTCGAGGTGGCAATGCTACTAACATTCATGGGATAGAACATGGATGGGCTTGGTTAGCCAGGTTCCTTAACAAAATCTCAGCCAACAACAGAGTTACTGCAACAGCCTTAAACGCCTTTCTCCAG acGGCGGGGTTTGGTCTTCATCAGCGGTACAAATCGCAGTTTGTGAAAGTTGTGAATGTTGTGAGAGAGCATTTCTTGCAGAGGTTGAGGGCGAAAAAGGACACGAAGGATCTACAACCGATCATAGCCGATATCATGGCGTACTTGGATGACAAAATGTATCTCAAGGAACCTGAAGGAAGAACTATGCAGGCGAGTCTCCTGTCGACAGAGTATACTGCTGAGTTAGATCGTCCGCAGAATAACAATCAATATTACCAGAGGAATAATTACAGAGACAACTACTATTGA